Within the Longimicrobiaceae bacterium genome, the region TCCGCGAGCCTCACCCGGCCCGCGTGGGCGCTGTACCGCAACTCGCTGCTGTACCTGGCGCTGCTGTTCTGCGCCATGGCCGTGGACGGCGTGGTGCCGGGGCAGCGCGAGGGCGTACGCGACATGGTCGTCCTCCGCAGCCCGGACGTTTCCGTCCCGGCGGGCGTGAGCCGCTGATCCTTCCGGGCTTCCGGCGCTTCCGGGGCCGCTCCTCTTCCGAGGGGGCGGCCCCGTTCGCAGGGGCCCGTCCCGTCTCCCTCCCGAACCGCCACCCCCGCGCAGCCATGCCCGCACCCGCGCCCGCGCCCGCAGACGATCCGAAGTGGCAGCGCGCGGTGCGCGAGCACCAGGACGCGATCGCCCGGTGCGTTGCCGAGGCCGAGGCCGTCCCGGAGGAGGCCTGGGCGCGCCCGCGGGCGCGGGGGAAGTGGTCCCCGGGCCAGGTCGCCGACCACCTGGCCCGGAGCTACGCGGCGATCCTGGGGGAGCTGCGGGGCGGGGAGGGGGTCCGGCCGCGCGTCCCGGCCTGGCAGCAGCGCGTCTTCCGCTGGACCGTGCTCCCGCACATGCTCTTCCACCGCAGCTTCCCGTTGCGCGCCTCCGCCCCGCGGGAGATCCGCCCGGCCGCCGACACGCCGGACCGGGCGGAGGTGCTCGGCCGCCTGCGCGCGCTGGCGGCCGAGACGGAGCGCGGGATGGAGGCCGCGCTCGGGAGCGGCGCCACCATCAGCCACCCCTACTTCGGCCCGCTCCCGCTCCGGACGGCGCTGCGGTTCTGCGCCGTGCACGTGGAGCACCACACGCGCCAGCTCCGCGCCTGACCCCGGAGAAAGCGAAGGCCCCTCCTCCCGTGCGGG harbors:
- a CDS encoding DinB family protein translates to MPAPAPAPADDPKWQRAVREHQDAIARCVAEAEAVPEEAWARPRARGKWSPGQVADHLARSYAAILGELRGGEGVRPRVPAWQQRVFRWTVLPHMLFHRSFPLRASAPREIRPAADTPDRAEVLGRLRALAAETERGMEAALGSGATISHPYFGPLPLRTALRFCAVHVEHHTRQLRA